The Poecile atricapillus isolate bPoeAtr1 chromosome 19, bPoeAtr1.hap1, whole genome shotgun sequence genome includes the window AACAAACCTGCCAGAACTATCCAAGATGACTTTTATTACAAGTGATTTGGAGAAACTGGCCAGCagtttaatgtttctgaaaccaTCCAGTGATCAGtctccacactgcagccttgagctcctggttcctcaggctgtagaTGATCGGGTTCAGGGCTGGAGGGACCACTGAGTACAGAACAGATAGGgccagatccagggatggggaggagatggagggtgGCTTCAGGTAGGCAAATGTGCCAGTGCTGATGAACAGAGAGACCACAGCCATgtgagggaggcaggtggaaaGGGCTTTGTGCcgtccctgctcagaggggatcctcaacacagccctgaagatctgcacataggagaaaacaatgaacacaaaacagccaagtgctaaacagatggaaaaaaaaagaagcccaaATTCCCTGAGATAGGATTTGGAGCAGGAGAGCTTGAGGAActgtgggatttcacagaaaaaCTGGCCCAGGGCATTGCcatggcacaggggcagggaaaatgtattggctgtgtgcagcagtgaatagagaaagccactggcccaggcagctgctgccatgtgggcacaagctctgctgcccaggagggtctcatagtgcaggggtttgcagatggacacgTAGCGGTCGTAGCACATGATGGTCAGGAGGAAATACTCTGCTGAGATGaagaatacaaaacaaaaaacctgtgcagcacatcctgtgTAGGAGATGTGtctggtgtcccagagggaattgtgcatggctttgggcacagtggtgcagatggagcccaggtcagtgagggccaggttgagcaggaagaagaacatggggctgtgcaggtggtggctgcaggctacGGCGCTGATGATGAGGCCgttgcccaggagggcagccagggagatgcccaggaagaggcagaagtgcaggagctgcagctgccgcgtgtctgccaatgccagcaggaggaagtggctgatggagctgctgttggacatttGCTGGCTCTGGGCATTGCGTACTGCTTGGAGGAAAGGACAGTGAGGAGTTAGAGAAGTTTGTCTGTAACCAAAATCAAAGCCATTTCCCATTCTCCCTCCTCTgtaacacacacagacacactttTGGTTTTAAGAGTTCTGAGGTTTTCTTTATAAGCTCCCCCATATCTCTGCTGGTATTTTTGGATATGAAATCCTCAGCAtttctgctgtccccagggataATAGAGCAAGTACTGTGGGCAAAGTGGTGAGTGGAATGTGAGGGGAGATGGTTTGTGGTTTTGACCTGTTCAGAGTTTCTCTGGGCTTTAACCTTTCTCAGGTGGTGGGTGATCACCTTCTCatgtttccctttttaaaaGCATCAGCTACCACTGAGAGCAGATGGGTGCACCATGCACCAGCTCCACATTTGTCTCTAAGGACTCACGTTGCTCATTTCACCAACCCAACAGCATTTTCACTGTCAGAACACCTCTGCCTTTCCCCATGGGTCTTTCAGATAA containing:
- the LOC131586409 gene encoding olfactory receptor 14J1-like, whose amino-acid sequence is MSNSSSISHFLLLALADTRQLQLLHFCLFLGISLAALLGNGLIISAVACSHHLHSPMFFFLLNLALTDLGSICTTVPKAMHNSLWDTRHISYTGCAAQVFCFVFFISAEYFLLTIMCYDRYVSICKPLHYETLLGSRACAHMAAAAWASGFLYSLLHTANTFSLPLCHGNALGQFFCEIPQFLKLSCSKSYLREFGLLFFSICLALGCFVFIVFSYVQIFRAVLRIPSEQGRHKALSTCLPHMAVVSLFISTGTFAYLKPPSISSPSLDLALSVLYSVVPPALNPIIYSLRNQELKAAVWRLITGWFQKH